A genomic segment from uncultured Erythrobacter sp. encodes:
- a CDS encoding lysophospholipid acyltransferase family protein — protein MAALRSLVFYVLFYGGSALLVIASVVAVVAQRRWLGPIVERWGYWHLWCVRNLLGIEVVMDGALPDGPVLIAVKHESFFEAIDTPRLFTLPAVFAKQELFAIPGWGYSARTYGLIPVARDKGAKTLRAMLALAKQRVDEGRPLVIFPEGTRVAHGTRPPLQAGFAGLYKLLRLPVVPIAVDSGAAYHHVVKRPGRITYKVGEVIPAGLPREEVEARVHDAINVLNG, from the coding sequence CTGCTGGTCATCGCTTCGGTGGTGGCCGTGGTCGCGCAGCGCCGCTGGCTCGGGCCGATTGTGGAGCGCTGGGGGTATTGGCACCTGTGGTGCGTCCGCAATCTGCTCGGCATCGAGGTGGTGATGGATGGCGCCTTGCCCGATGGGCCGGTGTTGATCGCGGTCAAGCATGAGAGCTTTTTCGAAGCGATCGACACCCCGCGCCTGTTCACGCTCCCGGCGGTGTTCGCCAAGCAGGAGCTGTTCGCGATCCCCGGCTGGGGCTATTCGGCGCGGACCTATGGGCTGATCCCGGTGGCGCGCGACAAGGGCGCCAAGACGCTGCGCGCCATGCTGGCACTGGCCAAACAGCGCGTGGACGAGGGCCGCCCGCTGGTCATCTTCCCCGAAGGGACCCGCGTCGCCCATGGCACCCGCCCGCCGCTGCAAGCGGGCTTTGCGGGCCTCTACAAGCTGCTGCGCCTGCCCGTGGTGCCCATCGCAGTGGATAGCGGCGCGGCCTATCACCATGTGGTGAAGCGGCCGGGGCGGATCACCTACAAGGTCGGCGAGGTGATCCCGGCGGGTCTGCCCCGCGAAGAGGTTGAGGCGCGGGTGCATGATGCGATCAATGTGTTGAACGGGTAG
- a CDS encoding homoserine O-acetyltransferase, producing the protein MNTAPSVSKVYAIPHALPLDSGQVLERAAIAYETYGSLAPDASNAVLVCHALTGDQYLASPHPITGKPGWWERMVGPGKPIDTNRHFVICANVIGSCMGSSGPASLAPDGEPYAMRFPVITIRDMVRGIVALLDGLGIAKLHAVVGGSMGGMQALSLAANWPTRAARVLVIASTARHSAQNIAFHEVGRQAIMADPAWAEGNYYASDAKPDNGLAVARMAAHITYLSEAGLTEKFGRRLQDREAKGFGFDAEFQVESYLRYQGSGFTRRFDANSYLYITRAMDYFDIAEEHGGRLANAFAGTQARFCIVSFDTDWLYPTAESRHVVHALNAAGAKVSFVELSAPHGHDSFLLEHDQLDRVVKGFVE; encoded by the coding sequence ATGAATACAGCGCCATCCGTCTCCAAGGTCTATGCCATCCCCCACGCTCTGCCGCTCGACAGCGGGCAGGTGCTGGAGCGTGCCGCAATCGCCTACGAGACTTACGGCTCGCTCGCGCCCGATGCTTCGAACGCGGTGCTGGTGTGCCACGCGCTGACCGGCGACCAATATCTCGCCAGCCCGCACCCGATCACTGGCAAGCCCGGCTGGTGGGAACGGATGGTCGGCCCCGGCAAGCCGATCGACACGAATCGCCACTTCGTGATCTGCGCCAATGTCATCGGCAGCTGCATGGGATCGAGCGGCCCCGCTAGCCTCGCCCCCGATGGCGAGCCCTATGCGATGCGTTTCCCCGTCATCACCATCCGCGACATGGTGCGCGGGATCGTTGCCTTGCTTGACGGGCTGGGGATCGCAAAGCTCCACGCGGTCGTCGGCGGGTCGATGGGGGGGATGCAGGCGTTGAGCCTCGCCGCCAACTGGCCGACACGCGCCGCGCGGGTGCTGGTGATTGCGTCGACCGCGCGGCACTCGGCGCAGAACATCGCCTTCCACGAGGTCGGGCGGCAGGCGATCATGGCCGATCCCGCTTGGGCCGAGGGCAATTACTACGCGAGCGACGCGAAGCCCGATAACGGCCTCGCCGTGGCGCGGATGGCGGCGCATATCACCTACCTGTCCGAAGCGGGGCTGACCGAGAAGTTCGGGCGGCGCTTGCAGGACCGTGAGGCTAAGGGCTTTGGCTTCGATGCCGAATTCCAGGTGGAAAGCTACCTGCGCTACCAAGGCAGCGGCTTCACCCGCCGGTTCGATGCGAACAGCTACCTCTATATTACCCGCGCGATGGACTACTTCGATATTGCCGAGGAGCACGGCGGCAGACTTGCCAATGCCTTTGCTGGGACGCAGGCGCGGTTCTGCATTGTCAGCTTCGATACCGACTGGCTGTACCCCACCGCCGAGAGCCGCCATGTCGTCCACGCGCTGAACGCGGCGGGGGCGAAGGTCAGTTTCGTGGAACTCAGTGCGCCGCACGGACACGACTCCTTCCTGCTGGAGCACGACCAGCTTGACCGGGTGGTGAAGGGGTTTGTTGAATGA
- the metW gene encoding methionine biosynthesis protein MetW, translated as MTLRPDLAAIAAHVAPGSRVLDIGCGDGALMAELESASGCDARGMELDGALVERCVSRGLSVVQGDANLDLANYPDKAFDYAILSQTLQTATRPDLILDELLRVGRRAFVSFPNFAHWRTRAALMFGGRMPVTRALPVSWYETENIHHVTVEDFRELARMKGATIERAWFFANEKQIGAPAANWRAEFAVFELSR; from the coding sequence ATGACCTTGCGACCGGACCTCGCCGCCATCGCCGCCCATGTCGCGCCGGGTAGCCGCGTGCTCGATATCGGCTGCGGTGACGGCGCGCTGATGGCGGAGCTGGAGAGTGCCAGCGGCTGCGATGCGCGCGGAATGGAGCTGGACGGGGCTCTGGTCGAACGCTGCGTGTCGCGCGGCCTCAGCGTGGTGCAGGGTGACGCCAACCTCGATTTGGCGAACTATCCCGACAAGGCGTTCGATTACGCGATCCTCAGCCAGACGCTCCAGACCGCGACCCGGCCCGACCTGATCCTCGACGAATTGCTGCGCGTCGGGCGGCGGGCGTTCGTCTCGTTCCCCAACTTCGCCCACTGGCGCACGCGCGCGGCGCTGATGTTCGGCGGGCGGATGCCGGTCACGCGCGCGCTGCCGGTGAGCTGGTACGAGACCGAGAACATCCACCACGTCACGGTGGAGGACTTCCGCGAGCTTGCGCGGATGAAGGGCGCCACCATCGAGCGCGCGTGGTTCTTCGCCAATGAAAAACAAATCGGCGCGCCAGCAGCTAACTGGCGCGCCGAATTCGCGGTATTCGAATTAAGCCGCTGA
- a CDS encoding VOC family protein, giving the protein MFSHIMVGTNDFDRAKAFYDAVLATLGAGPGNINEAATGHKRAFWFHNGGIFAISQPINNEPAACANGATIGFACDSLEQVQAFHDAAVAAGGTSIEDAPGPRTGAMGTLNLGYVLDLDGHKLCMLHRAG; this is encoded by the coding sequence ATGTTCAGTCACATTATGGTCGGCACCAATGACTTCGACCGCGCCAAGGCGTTCTATGACGCCGTGCTGGCCACGCTCGGCGCCGGGCCGGGCAACATCAACGAAGCAGCCACCGGCCACAAGCGCGCCTTCTGGTTCCACAATGGCGGGATCTTCGCGATCAGCCAGCCGATCAACAACGAACCCGCCGCCTGTGCCAACGGCGCGACCATCGGCTTTGCCTGCGACAGCTTGGAGCAGGTGCAGGCGTTCCACGATGCGGCGGTCGCCGCGGGCGGCACCTCGATCGAAGACGCACCCGGCCCGCGCACCGGCGCTATGGGGACGCTGAACCTCGGCTACGTGCTCGATCTGGACGGCCACAAGCTGTGTATGCTGCACCGCGCTGGGTAA
- a CDS encoding glutathione S-transferase family protein — protein MWLLYQFPLCPFSRKIRLLLSEKNVPFDLAREDPWAASDMFFNLNPAGRTPVIVNAEKNITIPDSRAIAEYFEETVDRNPMINGTATQRAEIRRLVALFDENFYADVTAPLLSERMKKRILRQPPDSGALRNAMKMAHGHLDYLDWLIDNRPWVAGSTMSLADLAAAAQISVADYLGGIDWAGHEQSRGWYAVFKSRPSFRPLLTERMETIKPPPHYALLDG, from the coding sequence ATGTGGCTCCTCTATCAATTCCCGTTGTGCCCCTTCAGCCGCAAGATTCGGCTGCTGTTGAGCGAAAAGAACGTGCCCTTCGATCTGGCGCGCGAGGACCCGTGGGCCGCGTCAGACATGTTCTTCAACCTGAACCCGGCCGGACGCACGCCGGTGATCGTCAATGCCGAAAAGAACATCACCATCCCCGATAGCCGCGCGATTGCGGAGTATTTCGAGGAAACGGTGGATCGCAATCCGATGATCAACGGCACCGCCACCCAGCGCGCCGAAATCCGCCGGTTGGTGGCGCTGTTCGACGAGAATTTCTACGCCGATGTCACCGCGCCCCTGCTGTCCGAGCGCATGAAGAAGCGCATCCTGCGTCAGCCGCCTGATAGCGGCGCGCTGCGCAATGCGATGAAGATGGCGCATGGGCATCTCGATTATCTCGACTGGCTGATCGACAACCGCCCGTGGGTGGCGGGTTCCACCATGAGCCTCGCCGATCTGGCAGCAGCGGCGCAGATTTCGGTCGCGGATTACCTTGGTGGGATCGATTGGGCCGGGCATGAACAATCGCGCGGCTGGTATGCGGTGTTCAAGAGCCGCCCGAGCTTCCGTCCCTTGCTGACCGAGCGGATGGAGACGATCAAGCCGCCGCCGCACTACGCGCTGCTCGACGGGTAG
- a CDS encoding prephenate/arogenate dehydrogenase family protein, producing MTITRVAIIGLGLLGGSIGLAVKARGLAIATTGWDRDPSVRARAAERGLVETVCETAEDAVAAADLVILCVPVGAMGDAARAIAPGLAPHAIISDVGSSKEAVASALAEALPGACIIPAHPVAGTEQSGPDAGFATLFAGRWCIITPPEGCDPAQLEALSAFWTALGSKVELMDAAHHDLVLAVTSHIPHLIAYTIVGTASDLEDVTQSEVIKYSAGGFRDFTRIAASDPVMWRDVFLTNRGAVLEMLGRFTEDLTAMQRAIRSADGDALFDLFTRTRAIRRQVIEQGQDDERPDFGREHGA from the coding sequence GTGACCATCACCCGCGTCGCCATCATCGGCCTCGGCCTGCTGGGTGGCTCGATCGGGCTGGCGGTGAAGGCGCGCGGCCTCGCCATCGCCACCACCGGCTGGGATCGCGACCCATCGGTGCGCGCACGCGCGGCGGAGCGTGGGTTGGTGGAGACCGTCTGCGAGACCGCTGAGGACGCCGTGGCCGCCGCCGATCTCGTGATCCTGTGCGTCCCCGTCGGCGCGATGGGCGATGCGGCGCGGGCGATTGCGCCGGGCCTCGCGCCCCATGCGATCATCAGCGATGTCGGCTCGTCCAAGGAAGCCGTCGCCTCCGCACTGGCCGAGGCGCTGCCGGGCGCCTGCATCATCCCTGCACACCCTGTCGCGGGTACCGAGCAGAGCGGGCCCGACGCCGGGTTCGCCACCTTGTTTGCAGGCCGCTGGTGCATCATCACCCCGCCCGAAGGCTGCGATCCGGCGCAGCTGGAGGCGCTCAGCGCATTCTGGACCGCGCTCGGCTCCAAGGTCGAGCTGATGGACGCCGCGCACCACGATCTGGTGCTCGCCGTCACCAGCCACATCCCGCACCTCATCGCCTACACCATCGTCGGCACTGCGAGCGATCTGGAGGACGTCACCCAGAGCGAGGTCATCAAGTACTCCGCCGGCGGCTTCCGCGATTTCACCCGCATCGCCGCGTCCGACCCCGTCATGTGGCGCGACGTGTTCCTGACCAACCGGGGCGCGGTGCTGGAGATGCTGGGCCGCTTCACCGAAGACCTCACCGCGATGCAGCGCGCGATCCGCTCCGCCGACGGCGATGCGCTGTTCGACCTCTTCACCCGCACCCGCGCGATCCGCCGGCAGGTGATCGAGCAAGGGCAGGACGACGAACGCCCCGATTTCGGGCGCGAACACGGGGCGTAG
- the msrB gene encoding peptide-methionine (R)-S-oxide reductase MsrB, which translates to MTDDPRSLTDAEWREKLDPMQYHVLREAGTERAFTGEYDKFYDEGEYHCAACGTQLFYSTAKYNSGCGWPAFTKPADEEVIEEHRDTAYGMVRTEVRCGTCGGHLGHVFPDGPPEQGGLRYCINSAALIFTPAEG; encoded by the coding sequence ATGACCGACGATCCCCGCAGCCTGACCGACGCCGAATGGCGCGAGAAGCTCGACCCGATGCAGTACCATGTGTTGCGCGAGGCCGGGACGGAACGCGCCTTCACCGGCGAATACGACAAGTTCTACGACGAGGGCGAATACCACTGTGCCGCCTGCGGGACGCAGCTGTTCTACTCGACCGCCAAGTACAACAGCGGCTGCGGCTGGCCCGCCTTCACCAAGCCCGCTGATGAGGAAGTGATCGAGGAGCACCGCGACACCGCCTACGGCATGGTCCGCACCGAAGTGCGCTGCGGCACATGCGGCGGGCATCTCGGCCATGTGTTCCCTGACGGCCCGCCTGAACAAGGGGGCCTGCGCTATTGCATCAATTCGGCCGCGCTGATCTTCACTCCGGCTGAAGGCTGA
- a CDS encoding PBP1A family penicillin-binding protein encodes MSKRGERLQNKGGRGTRKAATDRSAAPDGSGSGGGAPRSRWKLWLKRLFLWGGGLAVLGLIFLAFAVGFAAQSLPSYSTLQATQPGQTIVIRARDGRELVEIGPSFGEWLKYNDIPENMTNAMVAVEDKRFRSHFGVDPVRLTGALIEGVTGSRSRLGGTSTITQQLARNLFLNNNRSLDRKAREAVLAMALEWKFSKEEILELYLNKVYFGGGAYGIDSASRKFFSHPANDLSVEEAAIIAGLVKAPSQYSPTADVQAAVDRAQVVLELMREQGYISADQAQVDVSAVQLKEQAGQNSVRYFTDWVLPQLDIILPETYEPIEVWTTLDIGMQRAATASIEANTPKGAQGALVSLDRDGAILALVGGTDYVASNFNRATTAMRQPGSAWKLFVYLAALEAGYKPEDKVNDTPVTIDGWSPRNSNGRNVGETDLRTAFAYSINTVAAQLGNEVGFGTVASMARRFGVNSKVDTNPSMVLGASEMRVIEMTQAFAGIAAKGVAVEPYGITKVTGASGEVLYRREASPGSPVVPDYVVAGITDLLQAAVQTGTGRAAQIGRPVAGKTGTTSSNKDGWFIGFSSGITTGVWMGRDDAKAVPGLQGGRAPAQAFASYMRYAVKSRPVEEFDVTLELPEWQLEPDAEAMFGEPDDYYYIDEQGNMIQPGRDEFGPEDERGPDAPPAASQDFLEEATGGALPQQSQRPPREPRRPPPQPAIKPGE; translated from the coding sequence ATGTCGAAACGGGGTGAGCGGTTGCAGAACAAGGGCGGACGCGGGACGCGCAAGGCAGCGACGGATCGATCGGCTGCGCCCGACGGCAGCGGCAGCGGCGGCGGCGCGCCGCGCTCGCGCTGGAAGCTGTGGCTGAAGCGGCTGTTCCTGTGGGGCGGCGGGCTGGCGGTGCTGGGCCTCATTTTCCTTGCCTTTGCGGTCGGGTTTGCCGCACAATCCCTGCCGAGTTACAGCACCTTGCAGGCGACCCAGCCGGGCCAGACCATCGTCATCCGCGCGCGCGACGGGCGCGAATTGGTCGAGATCGGGCCAAGCTTCGGCGAATGGCTCAAGTATAACGACATCCCCGAAAATATGACCAACGCGATGGTCGCGGTGGAGGACAAGCGCTTCCGCTCGCATTTCGGGGTCGACCCGGTTCGTTTGACGGGCGCGCTGATCGAAGGCGTCACCGGCTCGCGCTCGCGGCTCGGCGGAACCTCGACCATCACCCAACAGCTGGCGCGCAACCTGTTCCTCAACAACAACCGTTCGCTCGACCGCAAGGCGCGCGAGGCGGTGCTGGCGATGGCGCTGGAATGGAAGTTCTCGAAGGAAGAGATCCTCGAGCTGTACCTCAACAAGGTCTATTTCGGCGGCGGCGCTTACGGGATCGATTCTGCGAGCCGCAAATTCTTCAGCCACCCCGCCAACGACCTCAGTGTCGAGGAAGCGGCGATCATCGCGGGGCTGGTCAAGGCGCCGAGCCAGTACTCGCCGACTGCCGATGTCCAGGCCGCAGTGGACCGGGCGCAGGTGGTGCTAGAACTGATGCGCGAGCAGGGCTACATCAGCGCTGATCAAGCTCAGGTCGATGTCAGCGCGGTGCAGCTTAAGGAGCAGGCCGGGCAGAACTCGGTGCGCTATTTCACCGATTGGGTGCTGCCGCAGCTCGATATCATCCTGCCCGAAACCTATGAACCGATCGAGGTGTGGACCACGCTCGACATCGGGATGCAGCGCGCGGCCACCGCTTCGATTGAGGCCAACACCCCCAAGGGTGCGCAGGGTGCGCTGGTCAGCCTTGACCGGGACGGAGCGATCCTCGCGCTGGTGGGCGGTACGGATTACGTCGCGAGCAATTTCAACCGCGCCACCACCGCGATGCGCCAGCCGGGCTCGGCGTGGAAGCTCTTCGTCTATCTCGCCGCGCTGGAGGCAGGCTACAAGCCGGAGGACAAGGTTAACGACACCCCGGTGACGATTGACGGGTGGAGCCCGCGCAATTCCAACGGCCGCAATGTCGGCGAGACCGATCTGCGCACCGCCTTTGCCTATTCGATCAACACGGTCGCCGCCCAGCTCGGCAATGAAGTCGGCTTCGGCACGGTTGCGTCGATGGCGCGGCGGTTCGGGGTGAATTCCAAGGTCGATACCAACCCTTCAATGGTGCTTGGCGCGTCGGAGATGCGGGTGATCGAAATGACGCAGGCCTTCGCGGGGATCGCGGCCAAGGGCGTCGCGGTCGAACCCTATGGCATCACCAAGGTGACCGGCGCGAGCGGTGAGGTGCTCTACCGCCGCGAAGCATCGCCCGGATCGCCGGTTGTGCCCGATTACGTGGTCGCCGGGATCACCGATCTGCTGCAAGCCGCAGTGCAGACAGGCACGGGTCGCGCAGCCCAAATCGGGCGGCCCGTAGCGGGCAAGACCGGCACCACCTCCTCGAACAAGGACGGCTGGTTCATCGGTTTTTCCAGCGGCATCACCACCGGCGTGTGGATGGGCCGCGATGATGCCAAGGCCGTGCCGGGCCTGCAAGGCGGGCGCGCCCCGGCGCAGGCCTTCGCCTCTTACATGCGCTATGCCGTCAAGAGCCGCCCGGTCGAGGAATTCGATGTCACGCTTGAACTGCCGGAATGGCAGCTGGAGCCGGATGCCGAAGCGATGTTCGGTGAGCCCGATGATTATTACTACATCGACGAGCAGGGCAACATGATCCAGCCGGGCCGCGATGAGTTCGGCCCCGAGGATGAGCGCGGGCCCGATGCGCCGCCTGCCGCCAGTCAGGACTTCCTCGAAGAAGCCACCGGCGGGGCCTTGCCGCAGCAGAGCCAGCGACCCCCGCGCGAACCACGCCGGCCGCCGCCGCAGCCCGCGATCAAGCCGGGCGAATAA
- a CDS encoding histidinol-phosphate transaminase — protein MNTARPEPKPWIAEIHAYVPGKSKSASGTPLTKLSANENPLGSSPAALAALAEGHMAADYPDPDARALREKIAEVHGLDPDRIVCGTGSGELLHCAVQALAGPGDEVLASRYSFSLYPLLAQKIGATPVFADPEGYAASVDNLLAAVTPATKVVLLDNPNNPVGSFLPPSEVARLHAGLPSDVLLIVDEAYGEYVDPALQQAAFDLAARYENVLVSRTFSKAYGLASERVGWVTGAPHLIDLVNRLRGAFNVSVSGQKAALAALDDQDFVGASREHNTAERARLADAIAMLGNHGLSASPSEANFLLVHFEGEVSATEAVEALSEAGYAVRHLPGQGLPNAVRITIGKSDDMTRVIACLRALCGEAA, from the coding sequence ATGAACACCGCCAGACCCGAACCCAAACCCTGGATCGCCGAGATCCACGCCTACGTCCCAGGTAAGTCGAAGTCGGCGAGCGGGACACCGCTGACCAAGCTGTCGGCCAACGAGAACCCGCTCGGCTCCAGCCCGGCGGCGCTGGCGGCGCTGGCTGAAGGCCATATGGCGGCGGACTATCCCGATCCCGATGCGCGGGCGCTGCGCGAGAAGATCGCCGAAGTGCATGGCCTCGATCCCGACCGGATCGTGTGCGGCACAGGCTCGGGTGAGCTGCTGCATTGCGCGGTGCAGGCGCTGGCCGGGCCGGGGGACGAAGTGCTGGCCTCGCGCTATTCTTTCTCGCTCTATCCGTTGCTGGCGCAGAAGATCGGCGCGACCCCGGTGTTTGCTGACCCCGAAGGCTATGCCGCGAGCGTCGACAATCTGCTGGCGGCTGTGACGCCCGCCACCAAGGTCGTGCTGCTCGACAACCCGAACAACCCGGTCGGCAGCTTCCTGCCCCCGTCCGAAGTCGCGCGGCTCCACGCGGGCCTGCCGTCCGACGTGCTGCTGATCGTTGACGAGGCTTACGGCGAGTATGTCGATCCGGCCCTGCAACAGGCGGCGTTTGACCTCGCTGCGCGGTATGAGAACGTGCTGGTCAGTCGCACCTTCTCCAAGGCCTATGGCTTGGCGTCGGAGCGGGTCGGCTGGGTTACCGGCGCGCCGCATCTGATCGATCTGGTCAACCGGCTGCGCGGGGCGTTCAACGTCTCGGTCAGCGGGCAGAAGGCCGCGCTGGCGGCGCTGGACGATCAGGACTTCGTGGGCGCCAGCCGCGAGCACAACACCGCCGAACGCGCACGTCTGGCCGACGCCATCGCGATGCTCGGCAACCACGGCCTGTCCGCCTCGCCCAGCGAAGCCAACTTCCTGCTGGTGCATTTCGAAGGCGAAGTGAGCGCGACTGAGGCGGTCGAGGCTTTGTCCGAGGCCGGTTACGCCGTGCGTCATCTGCCGGGCCAGGGCCTGCCGAACGCGGTGCGCATCACAATCGGCAAGTCGGACGACATGACCCGCGTGATCGCTTGCCTGCGCGCCTTGTGCGGGGAAGCGGCGTGA